A portion of the Betta splendens chromosome 2, fBetSpl5.4, whole genome shotgun sequence genome contains these proteins:
- the LOC114851397 gene encoding protein boule-like, whose amino-acid sequence MAAFKERPQNGSFATCTCPPQTYTYSLTHRSSSQSGSAAINPLQIFVAGFGYKTCERDLQDYFSPFGTVREVKIVVDSWGYSKGYGFITFATEEAVLKVLVHADRLYYRDRKLSIRQAIYRQALPYNNRVREAYYNTSVDPSTSHEPMSKATSTRFFYTYYNGEAYFFSPSTNPPAHHWLNPPPEPSLQSHGVDNQQSAYYYNQPPVSSSPFTFSQQSEYVNQSADGGSINPLPFTDVPAENVLFPHSWAYLNPKYRRDVYQYP is encoded by the exons ATGGCGGCGTTCAAGGAAAGGCCTCAG AATGGTAGCTTTGCTACTTGCACGTGTCCTCCACAAACCTACACCTACAGCCTGACCCACCGCTCTTCCTCCCAAAGTGGGAGTGCCGCCATTAACCCCCTTCAGATCTTTGTCGCGGGCTTTGGTTACAAG ACTTGCGAGCGTGATCTGCAAGACTACTTTTCTCCGTTCGGTACTGTGAGAGAGGTGAAGATTGTAGTGGACTCCTGGGGATACTCTAAAGG TTATGGCTTTATTACGTTTGCAACTGAAGAGGCGGTGCTAAAGGTCCTTGTTCAT GCCGATAGACTCTACTACAGAGACAGGAAGCTCAGCATTCGTCAGGCCATCTACAGGCAAGCGCTGCCGTACA ATAACCGGGTCCGAGAGGCCTACTATAACACCTCTGTGGACCCATCCACGTCCCATGAGCCTATGAGCAAGGCCACAAGCACCAGGTTTTTCTACACTTACTATAACGGGGAGGCTTACTTCTTCAGCCCCAGCACAAACCCACCTGCTCACCACTGGCTT AatcctcctccagaaccatccCTTCAGTCCCATGGTGTTGACAACCAGCAGTCTGCGTATTACTACAACCAG CCTCCAGTTTCCTCCAGTCCATTCACGTTTTCCCAGCAGTCAGAATACGTCAACCAGTCTGCTGATGGAGGTTCTATCAATCCTCTACCCTTCACAGACGTACCAGCCGAG AACGTACTGTTTCCACACTCGTGGGCGTACCTGAACCCAAAGTATCGCAGAGACGTCTACCAGTACCCGTGA
- the LOC114848804 gene encoding gamma-crystallin S-1-like isoform X1 yields the protein MHFQIIFYEDRNFQGRSYECSSECSDLHSHFNRCNSIRVDSGDWMVYERPNYMGYQYYLRKGDYTDYQRWMGFNDCVRSCRMIPMHQGSHRLMIYERPEFGGQRMELTDDCPSLYERFHFNDIYSCNVMDGYWIFYEHPHYRGRQYLMRPGEYRRFNEWGGLSPRVGSIRHVSV from the exons ATGCACTTCCAGATCATCTTCTACGAGGACAGGAACTTCCAGGGTCGCTCCTACGAGTGCAGCAGCGAATGCTCCGACCTGCACTCCCACTTCAACCGCTGCAACTCCATCAGGGTGGACAGCGGCGACTGGATGGTCTACGAGAGGCCCAACTACATGGGCTACCAGTACTACCTGAGGAAGGGGGACTACACCGACTACCAGCGCTGGATGGGGTTCAACGACTGCGTGCGATCCTGTCGCATGATCCCCATG CACCAAGGTTCTCATAGACTGATGATCTACGAGCGTCCGGAGTTCGGAGGCCAGAGGATGGAGCTGACTGACGACTGCCCGTCCCTGTATGAGCGCTTCCACTTCAACGACATCTACTCCTGCAACGTGATGGACGGCTACTGGATCTTCTACGAGCACCCCCACTACAGAGGCCGCCAGTACCTGATGCGCCCCGGCGAATACAGGAGGTTCAACGAGTGGGGGGGCTTGAGTCCCAGGGTGGGCTCCATCAGACATGTCTCTGTGTGA
- the LOC114848814 gene encoding gamma-crystallin S-1-like, producing MEKITFYEERNFQGRFHECDDDSSDLLTYFRHCNSIRVEGGFWVIYERPNYMGYQYVLAPGEYLDYQRWLGFNNSVRSCRIIRNVGNSWRMKVWEKPNFEGQSMDLTDNVPTFPEHWPSPNIHSCKVLEGAWVFFDHPNYRGRQYLLERGEYRRYSEWGGMQPSVGSVRRVREQ from the exons ATGGAGAAG ATCACCTTTTACGAGGAGAGAAACTTCCAGGGACGATTCCACGAGTGTGATGATGACTCCAGCGACCTGCTCACGTACTTCAGACACTGCAACTCCATCAGAGTGGAGGGAGGATTCTGGGTGATCTATGAGAGACCAAACTACATGGGCTACCAGTATGTGCTGGCACCTGGCGAGTATCTGGACTACCAGCGCTGGCTGGGTTTCAATAACTCTGTGAGGTCCTGCCGCATCATTAGGAAT GTGGGGAATTCATGGAGGATGAAGGTTTGGGAGAAGCCGAACTTCGAAGGCCAGTCCATGGATTTGACGGACAACGTACCCACCTTCCCCGAGCACTGGCCCAGCCCCAACATCCACTCCTGCAAGGTCTTAGAGGGAGCCTGGGTCTTCTTCGATCATCCCAACTACAGGGGGCGCCAGTACCTGCTGGAGAGGGGGGAGTACAGGCGATACTCTGAGTGGGGGGGCATGCAGCCAAGTGTTGGCTCTGTTCGCCGCGTTAGAGAACAGTGA
- the LOC114848804 gene encoding gamma-crystallin M2-like isoform X2: protein MGKIIFYEDRNFQGRSYECSSECSDLHSHFNRCNSIRVDSGDWMVYERPNYMGYQYYLRKGDYTDYQRWMGFNDCVRSCRMIPMHQGSHRLMIYERPEFGGQRMELTDDCPSLYERFHFNDIYSCNVMDGYWIFYEHPHYRGRQYLMRPGEYRRFNEWGGLSPRVGSIRHVSV from the exons ATGGGCAAG ATCATCTTCTACGAGGACAGGAACTTCCAGGGTCGCTCCTACGAGTGCAGCAGCGAATGCTCCGACCTGCACTCCCACTTCAACCGCTGCAACTCCATCAGGGTGGACAGCGGCGACTGGATGGTCTACGAGAGGCCCAACTACATGGGCTACCAGTACTACCTGAGGAAGGGGGACTACACCGACTACCAGCGCTGGATGGGGTTCAACGACTGCGTGCGATCCTGTCGCATGATCCCCATG CACCAAGGTTCTCATAGACTGATGATCTACGAGCGTCCGGAGTTCGGAGGCCAGAGGATGGAGCTGACTGACGACTGCCCGTCCCTGTATGAGCGCTTCCACTTCAACGACATCTACTCCTGCAACGTGATGGACGGCTACTGGATCTTCTACGAGCACCCCCACTACAGAGGCCGCCAGTACCTGATGCGCCCCGGCGAATACAGGAGGTTCAACGAGTGGGGGGGCTTGAGTCCCAGGGTGGGCTCCATCAGACATGTCTCTGTGTGA
- the LOC114848819 gene encoding gamma-crystallin M3-like, with product MGRIIFYEERNFQGRSYECSSDCSDIHMHLNRCNSCRVDSGCFVVYDRPNFMGNQVFLRRGEYTDFQRMGSMMGMMGTATLDTVRSCRMIPMHRGQFRMRIYERENFGGQMHELMEDCESLQDRYYMSDCQSCNVMDGHWLMFEQSNYRGRMMYVRPGEYRNLRDMGTSNIMRISSIRRIMDIC from the exons ATGGGCAGG ATCATCTTCTACGAGGAGAGGAACTTCCAGGGCCGCTCCTACGAGTGCAGCAGCGACTGCTCCGACATCCACATGCACCTGAACCGCTGCAACTCCTGCAGGGTGGACAGCGGCTGCTTCGTGGTGTACGACCGGCCCAACTTCATGGGGAACCAGGTGTTCCTGAGGAGGGGCGAGTACACGGACTTCCAGCGCATGGGGAGCATGATGGGCATGATGGGCACGGCAACGCTGGACACCGTTCGCTCCTGCCGCATGATCCCCATG CACCGAGGGCAGTTCAGGATGAGGATCTACGAGAGGGAGAACTTCGGGGGCCAGATGCATGAGCTGATGGAGGACTGCGAGTCGCTGCAGGATCGGTACTACATGTCCGACTGCCAGTCCTGCAACGTGATGGACGGCCACTGGCTGATGTTTGAACAGTCCAACTACAGAGGGCGCATGATGTACGTGAGGCCAGGAGAGTACAGGAACCTCCGAGACATGGGAACCAGCAACATAATGAGAATCAGCTCAATCAGACGCATCATGGATATTTGCTGA
- the LOC114844317 gene encoding gamma-crystallin M2-like: protein MGKIIFYEDRNFQGRHHECISDCADLHPYFNRCNSIRVESGCFVVYERPQYLGHQFFLRRGEYSDNQRMIGINDCIRSCRMVPMHRGSYKIRLFERPDMGGQMQEVSEDCPNVQDRLRMSDINSCSVVDGHWLLYDQPNYRGRTYYLRPGEYRRYSDWGGASPRIGSLRRISDSN from the exons ATGGGAAAG ATCATATTCTACGAGGACAGGAACTTCCAGGGTCGGCACCATGAGTGCATAAGCGACTGCGCCGACCTGCACCCCTACTTCAACCGCTGCAACTCCATCCGAgtggagagcggctgcttcgtGGTATATGAGAGGCCCCAGTACCTGGGCCACCAGTTCTTCCTCCGCAGGGGGGAGTACTCCGACAACCAGCGCATGATCGGCATCAACGACTGCATCCGGTCCTGCCGCATGGTTCCCATG CACCGTGGCTCCTACAAAATAAGACTGTTTGAGCGTCCAGACATGGGCGGCCAAATGCAGGAGGTGAGCGAGGACTGCCCCAACGTCCAGGACCGTCTCCGTATGTCTGACATTAACTCGTGCAGCGTGGTCGACGGCCACTGGCTGCTGTACGACCAGCCGAACTACAGGGGCAGGACCTACTACCTGAGACCGGGCGAGTACCGCAGGTACAGCGACTGGGGCGGCGCCAGCCCACGGATCGGCTCGCTCAGGCGGATCTCTGACTCCAACTAG
- the LOC114850826 gene encoding gamma-crystallin M2-like: MGKITFYEEKKFQGRCYNLSSDCGDLHTYFNRCNSIRVESGAWVVFEKPSFKGFQYVLTPGEYADSQQWMALSDSLKSCRAVKHAYGSAWKLRLYERPDFGGQMLECCDDCPSVYDAYRMREAYSCVVTDGAWVFYDLPNYRGHQYLLERGEYRQHGAWGASSPGVGSFRRITEF; this comes from the exons ATGGGGAAG ATTACTTTCTATGAGGAGAAGAAATTCCAGGGCCGCTGCTACAACCTAAGCAGTGACTGTGGCGACCTGCACACATACTTCAACCGCTGTAACTCCATCCGCGTGGAGAGCGGCGCGTGGGTGGTCTTTGAGAAGCCCAGCTTCAAGGGCTTCCAGTACGTCCTCACCCCCGGGGAGTACGCCGACAGCCAGCAGTGGATGGCCCTCAGCGACAGCCTCAAGTCCTGCCGAGCTGTAAAACAT GCGTACGGCAGCGCGTGGAAGCTGAGGCTGTACGAGAGGCCTGACTTTGGTGGCCAGATGCTGGAGTGCTGTGACGACTGCCCTTCAGTGTACGACGCCTATAGGATGCGTGAGGCCTACTCCTGCGTGGTCACGGACGGCGCCTGGGTCTTCTACGACCTCCCAAACTACAGGGGCCACCAGTACCTCCTGGAGCGGGGCGAGTACCGGCAGCACGGCGCCTGGGGCGCGTCCTCGCCCGGTGTCGGCTCCTTCCGCAGGATCACAGAGTTTTAG
- the LOC114850831 gene encoding gamma-crystallin M3-like has protein sequence MTMGRIIFYEDRNFQGRSYETSSDCPELTSYLSRCNSCRVESGLFMVYEKPNFMGQQTLARRGEYPDNQRLMGTSMSDCIRSCRMIPTHRGPFRMRIYERENFSGQMHELLDDCENMMDRFRLADFQSCNVMDGHWLMFEQPSYRGRVLYLRPGEYRSLREVGLSNPRISSIKRITDSC, from the exons ATGACCATGGGGAGG ATCATATTCTATGAGGACCGCAACTTCCAGGGCCGCTCCTACGAGACCAGCAGCGACTGCCCTGAGCTCACCTCCTACCTGAGCAGGTGCAACTCCTGCAGGGTGGAGAGCGGCCTCTTCATGGTCTACGAGAAGCCCAACTTCATGGGCCAGCAGACGCTGGCGAGGAGGGGCGAGTACCCGGACAACCAGCGCCTCATGGGCACGAGCATGAGTGACTGCATCAGATCCTGTCGCATGATCCCCACG CACAGGGGACCCTTCAGGATGAGGATCTACGAGAGGGAGAACTTCAGCGGCCAGATGCACGAGCTGCTGGACGACTGCGAGAACATGATGGATCGTTTCCGCCTGGCCGACTTCCAGTCCTGCAACGTGATGGACGGCCACTGGCTGATGTTCGAGCAGCCCAGCTACAGAGGCAGGGTGCTGTACCTCCGGCCAGGGGAGTACCGGAGCCTCCGGGAGGTGGGGCTGAGCAACCCGAGGATCAGCTCCATCAAGCGCATCACGGACTCCTGTTAA
- the LOC114848800 gene encoding gamma-crystallin M2-like, with protein MERTGKIFFYEDKNFQGRYFECSSDCPELSSHFSRCNSIRVEGGSWVIYERPQYMGYQYILMRGEYPNYQSWNGFNDTIRSCRLVRHPSSRHRLRIYERPDFGGQTIEFSEDLPNLLDRWRFRDIHSAQVQDGVWVFYEHPNYRGRQYLLEKGEYRRHAEWGALHPSVGSIRRVVDF; from the exons ATGGAGCGAACGGGGAAG ATCTTCTTCTACGAGGACAAGAACTTCCAGGGTCGTTACTTCGAATGCAGCAGCGACTGCCCTGAGCTCAGCTCCCACTTCAGCCGCTGTAACTCCATCCGGGTGGAGGGTGGGTCCTGGGTCATCTATGAGAGACCCCAGTACATGGGCTACCAGTACATCCTCATGAGAGGGGAGTACCCCAATTACCAGAGCTGGAACGGCTTCAATGACACCATTCGCTCCTGTCGCCTTGTCAGACAT ccttccagcagacacagactcCGCATATACGAGCGTCCGGACTTCGGCGGACAGACGATCGAGTTCAGCGAGGATCTGCCCAATCTGCTGGACCGCTGGCGCTTCCGAGACATTCACTCGGCTCAGGTCCAGGATGGTGTCTGGGTCTTTTATGAGCATCCGAACTACAGGGGGCGCCAGTACCTGCTGGAAAAGGGCGAATACCGACGCCATGCAGAGTGGGGGGCCCTTCATCCATCTGTAGGCTCCATTAGACGTGTTGTGGACTTTTAG
- the LOC114850836 gene encoding ETS translocation variant 5-like: protein MDGFYDQQVPFMVPENKCHTEDSLKCVDDRKRKFMDTELAQDTEELFQDLSQLQEIWIAEAQVPDDEQFVPDFQSNNLMFHGPPFSKVKREPSPSTDLSPCRTPHADMCLYSYSACDKKPALTSASTSAAPRGPPPLQRQLQPPTPRLSANCPPSHAPSPRPSQHHSLPSVNQNRQFALPHPPVGCPSTAFGAEQKFQRQLSDPCLSFLPPEKIANTPYHLSNHDGRPLYQRHLSEPLVPHGFKQEPLDPRYPEPGPPRAGVAGPQSTFSHVTVKQEPRDFAVDSEVQACQSSFGKSPVLYQNHNMGFGQDREPHLYYDDACVVPERLEGKVKQEGLPYQRRGSLQLWQFLLTLLDNPANVHLIVWTGRNMEFKLIDPEEVARLWGIQKNRPAMNYDKLSRSLRYYYEKGIMQKVAGERYVYKFVCNPEALFSMAFPDNQRPSLKADPDAPLPPSEEDALHLPSYEDEGPYLAEAGEQCVQGLAFPEGYPY, encoded by the exons ATGGATGGATTTTATGACCAGCAGGTCCCTTTCATGGTTCCTGAAAAC AAATGTCACACGGAAGATTCGCTGAAATGTGTCGATGACAGGAAAAGGAAGTTCATGGACACAGAGCTGGCTCAGGACACAGAAG AGCTTTTCCAGGATCTGAGTCAACTCCAAGAAATATGGATTGCAGAAG CTCAGGTTCCTGATGACGAGCAGTTTGTCCCAGATTTCCAGTCCAATAACT tgatgTTTCATGGACCACCTTTCAGCAAAGTGAAACGAGAGCCCAGTCCGTCCACAGACCTGTCTCCCTGCAGAACCCCTCATGCTGACATGTGCCTTTACAGTTACAG TGCCTGTGACAAGAAGCCAGCCCTGACTTCAGCCTCCACGTCTGCAGCGCCGCGTGGACCTCCACCATTACAGAGGCAGCTACAGCCCCCCACCCCACGGCTCAGCGCTAACTGCCCCCCAAGCCACGCTCCCTCCCCTCGCCCCTCGCAGCACCACAGCCTCCCATCAGTCAACCAAAACCGGCAGTTTGCTCTGCCGCACCCCCCCGTCGGCTGTCCCAGCACCGCTTTTGGCGCAGAGCAAAA GTTCCAACGGCAGCTGTCCGATCCCTGCTTGTCCTTCCTCCCCCCGGAGAAGATTGCAAACACGCCGTACCACCTCTCGAACCACGACGGGCGCCCACTCTACCAGCGCCACCTTTCAGAGCCCCTGGTTCCCCACGGTTTTAAACAGGAGCCACTGGACCCGCGATACCCAGAACCAGGGCCCCCTCGTGCAGGTGTGGCTGGACCGCAGAGCACCTTCAGTCATGTCACCGTCAAACAAGAGCCCAGAGACTTTGCCGTTGactcag AGGTTCAAGCTTGTCAGTCATCATTTGGGAAGTCTCCAGTTTTATACCAGAATCACAACATGG GATTTGGTCAAGACCGAGAACCACATTTATACTACGATGATGCCTGTGTCGTACCAGAAAGACTGGAAG GTAAAGTGAAGCAGGAGGGCCTGCCGTACCAGCGTCGTGGTTCTCTGCAGCTCTGGCAGTTCCTACTCACGCTGCTGGACAACCCAGCTAACGTACACCTGATCGTGTGGACCGGACGCAACATGGAATTTAAACTGATCGACCCAGAAGAG GTGGCTCGGCTGTGGGGGATCCAGAAGAACAGACCAGCCATGAACTACGATAAGCTGAGTCGCTCCCTGAGGTACTACTACGAGAAGGGCATCATGCAGAAG GTGGCCGGGGAGAGGTACGTCTACAAGTTTGTGTGCAACCCAGAGGCGCTGTTCTCCATGGCTTTCCCCGACAACCAGAGGCCGAGTCTGAAGGCCGACCCCGACGCCCCCCTGCCCCCCAGCGAGGAGGACGCCCTGCACCTGCCCAGCTACGAGGACGAGGGTCCGTACCTGGCTGAAGCAGGGGAGCAGTGCGTCCAGGGCCTGGCGTTCCCTGAAGGCTACCCTTATTAA